The proteins below are encoded in one region of Juglans microcarpa x Juglans regia isolate MS1-56 chromosome 4D, Jm3101_v1.0, whole genome shotgun sequence:
- the LOC121261208 gene encoding L-arabinokinase-like, which yields MRIKEESDGVSASRNHLVFAYYVTGHGFGHATRVVEVVRHLILAGHDVHVVTGAPDFVFTSEIQSPRLFIRKVLLDCGAVQADALTVDRLASLEKYSVTAVMPRASILETEVAWLNSIKADLVVSDVVPVACRAAADAGIRSVCVTNFSWDFIYAEYVMAAGNHHRSIVWEIAEDYSHCEFLIRLPGYCPMPAFRDVIDVPLVVRRLHRSRKEVRKELGIGEDVKLVILNFGGQPAGWKLKEEYLPSGWLCLVCGADTQDLPPNFVKLAKDAYTPDLMAASDCMLGKIGYGTVSEALAYKLPFVFVRRDYFNEEPFLRNMLEYYQGGVEMIRRDLLTGHWKPYLERAISLKPCYEGGINGGEVAAQILQETAIGKNCTSDKLSGARRLRDAIILGYQLQRVPGRDIFIPEWYASAENELGISSGSPTYQKSENGSLMNSYTEDFEILHGDPQGFPDTIMFLKSLAELDAVSESERTPEKRQIRERKAAAGLFNWEEEIFVARAPGRLDVMGGIADYSGSLVLQLPIREACHVAVQRNHPSKHRLWNHALARQQAKGQGSTPVLEIVSYGSELSNRGPTFDMDLSDFMDGEQPMSYEKAKKYFARDPSQKWAAYVAGTILVLMTELGVRFENSISMLVSSAVPEGKGVSSSAAVEVASMSALAAAHGLSISARDLALLCQKVENHIVGAPCGVMDQMTSACGEANKLLAMVCQPAEIVGLVEIPSHIRFWGIDSGIRHSVGGADYGSVRIGAFMGRKMMKSIASSMLSQSLPSSSGENIDELEDDGVELIEAEASLDYLCNLSPHRYEALYAKMLPESMLGETFLEKYADHNDSVTVIDPKHNYGVTAAAKHPIYENFRVKAFKALLTSATSDEQLTALGELLYQCHYSYSACGLGSDGTDRLAKLVQAMQHSKSDDGTLYGAKITGGGSGGTVCVVGRNCLRSSHQIIEIQQRYKKATGYLPFVFEGSSPGAGRFGHLKIRRHISSKLT from the exons ATGAGGATTAAGGAAGAAAGTGATGGAGTCTCGGCGTCCAGAAATCACCTGGTCTTCGCTTATTACGTTACTGGCCATGGTTTCGGCCATGCCACTCGTGTTGTCGAG GTGGTCCGGCACCTAATACTCGCCGGGCATGATGTACATGTTGTGACCGGTGCTCCGGATTTTGTTTTCACCTCCGAGATACAGTCCCCTCGTCTCTTCATACGAAAG GTTTTATTGGACTGTGGAGCAGTTCAGGCAGATGCATTGACAGTGGATCGTCTTGCCTCCTTGGAAAAG TATTCAGTCACAGCTGTTATGCCTCGGGCTTCTATTTTGGAAACGGAAGTAGCATGGCTGAACTCCATCAAAGCTGACTTAGTG GTCTCAGATGTTGTTCCAGTTGCTTGTCGTGCGGCAGCTGATGCTGGAATTCGCTCTGTTTGTGTCACAAACTTCAG TTGGGACTTCATCTATGCAGAGTATGTCATGGCTGCTGGAAATCATCATCGCTCCATAGTGTGGGAG ATAGCAGAGGACTATTCCCATTGTGAGTTCCTAATCCGCCTCCCAGGATATTGCCCAA TGCCTGCTTTCCGAGATGTTATTGATGTGCCTCTGGTTGTTAGGAGGTTACACAGATCCCGCAAGGAG GTGAGGAAGGAGCTTGGAATTGGGGAGGATGTGAAACTAGTTATCCTAAACTTTGGTGGACAG CCAGCTGGTTGGAAGCTGAAAGAGGAGTACCTACCTTCTGGTTGGTTGTGCCTG GTTTGTGGTGCTGACACCCAGGATCTTCCACCAAATTTTGTGAAGCTTGCAAAAGATGCTTATACACCCGATCTTATGGCAGCATCTGATTGTATGCTTG GAAAAATTGGATATGGAACTGTCAGTGAAGCCCTTGCATACAAGTTACCATTTGTCTTTGTTCGGAGAGATTATTTCAATGAAGAACCGTTTTTGAGAAATATGCTTGAG TATTATCAAGGTGGTGTTGAGATGATAAGAAGGGATTTACTCACTGGACACTGGAAACCTTACCTTGAACGTGCAATAAGTTTGAAACCCTGCTATGAAGGAGGCATCAATGGTGGTGAG gtAGCAGCTCAAATCCTGCAGGAGACAGCTATTGGTAAAAATTGTACATCAGATAAG CTTAGTGGGGCAAGGAGATTGCGTGATGCTATCATTCTTGGGTATCAACTTCAAAGGGTCCCAGGACGAGATATCTTCATCCCAGAATGGTATGCAAGTGCTGAAAATGAACTAGGTATTTCTAGTGGATCACCAACTTACCAGAAGTCTGAGAATGGCTCCCTAATGAACTC ATACACCGAAGACTTTGAGATTCTTCATGGAGATCCTCAAGGCTTTCCGGATACAATAATGTTCTTAAAGAGCTTGGCAGAACTAGATGCTGTATCTGAGTCCGAAAGGACTCCTGAGAAACGCCAGATACGGGAGCGTAAGGCTGCTGCTGGACTCTTCAATTGGGAG GAGGAAATCTTTGTGGCAAGAGCACCTGGAAGGTTGGATGTTATGGGAGGGATTGCTGACTATTCAGGAAGTCTTGTCTTGCAG CTGCCAATAAGAGAAGCATGCCATGTTGCTGTGCAAAGGAATCATCCAAGTAAACATAGGCTTTGGAACCATGCCTTGGCTCGACAGCAGGCCAAAGGACAAGGATCGACACCCGTCCTGGAAATA GTATCATATGGTTCTGAATTAAGCAATCGTGGCCCAACATTTGACATGGACTTATCTGATTTTATGGATGGAGAGCAGCCAATGTCATATGAAAAGGCGAAGAAGTACTTCGCCCGGGATCCATCTCAAAA GTGGGCAGCATATGTTGCAGGGACGATTCTGGTTTTAATGACAGAACTTGGTGTACGCTTTGAAAATAGTATCAGTATGCTG GTTTCTTCTGCAGTCCCAGAAGGCAAAGGTGTATCTTCTTCTGCTGCTGTGGAGGTTGCTAGCATGTCTGCCCTAGCTGCTGCTCATG GGTTAAGCATCAGTGCCAGAGATCTTGCTTTGCTCTGCCAAAAG gTGGAGAATCACATTGTTGGAGCTCCATGTGGCGTGATGGACCAGATGACTTCGGCTTGTGGTGAAGCCAACAAACTTCTAGCAATGGTTTGCCAG CCTGCTGAGATTGTTGGGCTTGTAGAAATTCCTAGCCATATCCGATTTTGGGGAATTGACTCAGGAATACGACATAG TGTTGGTGGTGCAGACTATGGATCCGTCAGAATTGGCGCCTTTATGGGTCGCAAGATGATGAAGTCTATAGCATCTTCTATGTTGTCTCAGTCATTGCCAAGCTCTAGTGGGGAAAACATAGATGAATTGGAGGATGATGGTGTTGAACTAATTGAAGCTGAAGCATCATTAGATTATTTGTGTAATCTGTCACCTCACAG ATATGAGGCTCTTTATGCTAAGATGCTTCCTGAGTCCATGCTTGGCGAGACATTTCTTGAGAAATATGCTGATCACAATGATTCTGTCACAGTAATTGATCCTAAGCATAATTATGGAGTGACAGCGGCTGCTAAACATCCAATATATGAAAATTTCCGTGTCAAG GCATTCAAAGCACTTCTAACCTCGGCAACTTCAGATGAGCAACTTACAGCTCTTGGAGAACTATTGTATCAG TGTCACTACAGCTATAGTGCTTGCGGACTTGGCTCTGATGGGACCGATAGGCTTGCAAAGTTAGTACAGGCAATGCAGCACAGTAAATCTGATGATGGGACCTTATATGGAGCCAAAATTACAGGTGGAGGTTCTGGTGGAACTGTTTGCGTTGTTGGCAGGAACTGTCTGCGAAGTAGCCATCAGATTATTGAG